A segment of the Brevibacterium zhoupengii genome:
CTTCGCGGCGAAGTGGATGATCGAGTCCACCGAATGCTCTTCGATCGCAGCGACGAGGCGGTCCTCGGCATCGGCAGCCGCAAGGTCGAGGCTGACGATCGGCAGACCGGTGACTCGGCTTTCGATACCGGTGGAGAGATCGTCGACGACGAGGACGTCATCACCGCGCTCGGACAGCAGCCGCACCACGTGGGAGCCGATGTAGCCGGCCCCTCCAGTCACCAGAACACTCATGTGCCGATCTCACTTTCACTAGCTCTCTCACAGCGGTCGATACGCTGCGTCATACCCACATCAGAATACGTGACCATCCTGCTTCCCAGACATCAGGACGCACTGAGTGAGCAGTGTGGAAATACCCGAAGTCAGCTCGGCCTCTGGTCAAACACCGCCATCACTGCGAGAGTGAGAATGTCGGCGAACCGCCCGGCCCCTGCCCCGTGGAGGACACCATGGACGAAAGCACTTGTTGCGATGCATCTGCTCCTCATCTCTGACCCTGGCCCGCCGAGCCGTCGGGTCGAGGCGATCAAGGACGAGTTCGAAGAGCTGCTGCGGCAGAGTTTCTCTGTCGACGTCCACGTCGACACCTGCACCGAGACGATTCGCGTGCAGACAGATCATCAGTTGGAGATGTCGACCCTCGATTCGATCGTGGACAGGTACCCCAGCGCTGACCTCGTCATCATGTTCACCGACATCCCCCGGCACACCCAGGACAAACCGCTCATCGCCGAGGTGCTGCCGGACCGCAAGGTTGCTGTGGTCTCGAATCCCACGCTGGGCGCGTTGACCACCCGGCGTCGCCTGCTGAAGATCTTCATGAGCTGCACGAATCAGCTGCTGCCCGATGGCCACACGGCTCCGAAGCACAGTCTGCCCAGGTGGGGACAATGGTCGAGCCGGGCCGATTCCGGGCGCCGCACCCTGCATGCTCACACCTTCACCGGTGGGACGCGCCTGGTGCTGGGCATGACCATGGCCAATGAACCGCTGCGCATGGCACGGAAGCTCTCCCGCGCTCTGGCCGCAGCCTCGGCGACGGGGGCCTTCGGCATCTTCTACAGTTCGATCTGGCAGATGTCACATCACCTGTCCACGGCCCGCCTGATATCCATCGGACTCATCGCGATCGCAGTGATGGTCGGGTGGCTGCTGACCGTCAACGGCCTCTGGGACAGACCGGTCAGAGGCCGTCGTGCTCAGGTCGTCTTCTACTACAACCTGTCCACCGTTCTGACCCTGATCATCTGTGTGGGTGCGCTCTATATTCTGCTGGTCGCGGGCATTCTGTTGGGCAGCCTCATCGTCATCGACCCGGATTTCATGGCCCAGACCATCCACCGGCCGGAGGCGAAGTTCACCAATTATCTCGACATCGCCTGGCTCAGCGCCGCGATGGGGGTCGTCGCCGGTGCCCTGGGCTCAACCTTCGACAGCGATGTCGATGTGAAGAACATGACCCACGCTCAGCGCCTGCGCTCACGTGTCTACGTCGCGGAAGAGGGCTGATCCTGACCGGACATGCCGGCAAACGCGTCGGACATGTCGGCAAATGAGTACGGCGGCCAGGGGCCCAGGAATCGGATGGAAACGGCTGGCTGCTCGTTCTGAATTGAGGTCAGCTCGGCTCCCAGATTCTGGATGCCTGGTTCAGTGACCAAACACGAGGCCATGAGGATCGGAGTCTGTCTCGCTTCCCGAGGCGGGGTACGATACTCCTCGATACCCAGGCACTGTTCGGCGATCCGAGCTCTCAGGGCAGGATAGAGGTCGTCGGCCTCTCGATCTGCAAGCTCCTTCTCGGTCTTCTCCAGACGCTTCTCCAACAGTCGACGGACTCCCGCAGGGCGGTCTTCCATATCGTCTTTGATTCTCCGAACCTCGCCGTTGGCTTCGACGAAGGCGCTTCGGTCCAGCGAGATCTCGACTCGCAGCTCCGAGGTGCCGTCCAAGTCGCCCAAACGCGCAGACAGCGCACCCTTCGACTCCTCCAACCACCTTTCGAGCTGGACGGTCGACGTTGCTCCCGATTCGGTGTCCGGGCGCACGATCACATTGAAGGAGACCGGAAGCACGCTTCCTGCTCCCTGCCATCCGTCCTCAACGACCTCGCTGTGCTGCAGGATCCATCGCTTCACATCGTCATCAGGACCGTCGTAGGGCCCGCCAGTGTGCGTGTGGACCACCGCGCGGGGCCCCTCGGGGTTCCCGATCAGATGCACCGCCGACCCGTCGATGCCGTTGACCTTGGGCGTGTAATCACCGGCGGGCACAATGGCGTAGACATAGAGCTTGGGCGCCGCAGCGCCATTGTCGTCTGTCACTTGATATCCTTCGAGGTCTCTTCGGCCCATCTGGCTGGGTTGATGAGTTTGTCGACCACCTCGTCGACGACGTCGTCGAGTCCGCGATGCAGATCGTCAACGGAGCCGGTGATGCCGTGCTCGGCCTTGATCTGGTCCATGGCCTCATCGAGTTCTAAGAGTGCCTCGCCGAGGCGGTTCTGTTCGTCCTCGGTGAGGTCACCGCCTTCCATGCGCCGCACGGCCTGCGTCTCCAGCGCTTCCTGAATCACCTCGACGAGGGTGACGACCAAGGTGAGGACGCCGTGCTTGAGGCTCTCTTCATCCACATTCAGTGCCATGACTCTCCTTCTTCGGTCTTCTCGCGCGAATCGTCGGCAGCCGGATCCTGTTGCTCGAATGCGCTCCATTGTTCGAGCTCGTCGCACCAGCCGTCGATGTCATCCGCGGCCAGTCGTATCGAAGACTGCTCGGTCTCGACGAACAGAATACGTGCCTTGTTGGTGGGGTTGTCGTGCTTCTCCCAGCGCAGATTCCGCACTTGCGAGGCAGAGATCCTCACCAGCGCGCGGCTGTCCATCGGGGACTTCCAGGTGAGATCACGGCCCGTCAGGACTGCCTCGCCGCCCCGCCATGTCCCTCCGCTCGACAGCGTCTCCAGGTACCACATTCGGCCCTGCTTCAGCGGTTGTGGCGACGAGCTCGAGACTCGACCTGTCGAGGGTTGCAGTGCGGCCCCTCGCTGTTCCTGAACCAGACGGATCAGGCGTTCGGGTTCAAGGGCGGACAGCTTCGATTCGCTGCCATCGTTGAGTCGGACGAGGATGCGAATGCGCTCCTCGCCCCCGATCGAGGGCTCCGACAGCGGCGTGATGGATTCTATTGAACTCAGCTTCGCCTGCCACAGTGTCTCCGCCGGATCGCGTCGGTGGATGATCAGTCGCTGCGAGGTGAGGTAGGCGCTGCCGGGTCGCCAGGTGCGATAGAAGTTGTCCTGGTAATGTCCCCCCGCCATCTTGGCCAGGATCTCTTCGTCCTCGGCCAAAGGCAGGTGCGCGCGGACCGACTGCTGGACCCACTTTCGGGTGTCTTCATCCCATTGACGCATCATCCCGTATTCGAGCATCGTCTCGATCCCAGCAATGGTCGCGCGCAGGTTGATCCCGATGAGAGGTATGTCTGAGACGGAGATGATGAGGTCGAGATTCAGGTACACGCCCTTGTTGAGGAGCACCTCAATGAGATCAGGCAGGGTCGCCCGGGGATCCCGGGTGGGCTGCATGATCGCGTCGTCGGCCATCACCGACCTACTTGCGCTCGGATGACTTCTCGGACTCCGTGGAGGACTGTTTGAGTTCCGCAGCGCCGCCGGACTCCACTTGCTTGGAGTGAGCACTCTGCCATCCGCACCAGGGGCAGTACGCGTTCATCAGCTGCGCCAGCTCGGCGCGCTTACCGCATTCTGGGCAGGTGTCCTTCTGCTCGATCGCTTCCTTCCAAGCCACAGTGTCGCGATCCGTGCCGGCGGGGAAGTCCAGTCCATAGCGTGCTGCTGTCTCGAACGACGCCAGGGCTGCCCTGATCCGAATGCCGAGGAGTTCGACTCCTGCCACTGAGACCATGATGTCGGCGTTGAGGACCAGGCCTTTGTCCAGCAGCGTCTCCACCACGTGGAGGAGAGTCCCCTCCTGGCTGCGCTGTGGCTGCATCGCACTGTTCGACTGGTTCGTAATACTCATATCGTCGGCTTCCTATCGGCTGCTGTCCCGAGTGTGGTTGTGTGGTCGTCGGTCTGGCCCGGACCCAGTGGACACGAGTCAGTGGACCCAACCGCTGAGGCTGATCACTCGGATGGCCGTCCCCGGACATAGCGGTTCTGTCGGCTGTACTCGAGGAGTTCGCCCTGCTCGTCGAGCTGGATGTCGTATTCGGCCAGCAGATCGGCGGTGTCGGGAACGCGACGAGATTCCACGACTTCGAGTCGCACGGCCCAGTGGTCATCTGCCCAGCGTGCACCGACGACCGATTCCGGGGACCGGCCAGTGAGCGCACTGAACTGTTCGACGGCCTTCTTGACTGCTTGCACAGTCGAGACCCTGGCTGGTTCCGATGCCGTCGTCGACTCCTCGGACTTCGGTGCGCTGGACTTGGGCGCGCTGGATTTCGTCGCACTCGATGTGGTCGCGCTGGCCTTCGATTTCACAGGACGAGATTTCGACGACGCCGCAGCGGTCGACCGGCGTGGTGATTCGGACGAGGCTGTCCGCCTCGGCCGCCTCTTCTCGCCGCTGTCCTGCTGAGGCGAGCCTTCGGACGAGGCCCCACCCTGTGCGGCCTGCTTCTCGTCCGTGCTTGTCTCTTCGCTCATGGGTTCTCCTTCGATTTACGTCGACGAGTGGATTCCAATAGACGCGCGACCAAATCTCGCTCCAGCTTATCGGCTTCCTCATCGCTGATGGCGCCGGAATCTTTGGCCGCGGAAACCTCTTCCAACTGCCGTCGAATCGCACTGGGATCGTAATAGCGCTTCTCAGCTTCGCTGTGAACCTGCTCAGCCACCCAGACGGTCCCCTTGAGAGGGGCCAGAGGAGCACCGAGGATCGCTGAAAATATTCCCATGACGACTCCTACATCTCAGGAACGAAATCGTAGGGAGCCTGCGGTCCGACGAACCGAAACCGCATGCGGTCCTGATTCGCCTCCGCCAACTTGTCAATGGCGTCGTCGAACTCCGCCAGTGACTCCTGGGCAAGCAGCACAGCGACTTCGAACACGTCTTCAGCCTGTCCACTCTCACGCACCGACATATCGGCGGTCAGAGGTTCGAGCTGATTGAGAATCGGTGGACCCTCCGTGGTCTTCCAACTCTCCATGGTCTTCACCACGATTTCGCCGAGGCGGATGCGTTCGTTTCGTGTCTCGTCCTCATCCGTGCCGGCGATGGTCTCCCTCAGCTCCGCAGCCTCCGGGTTGTCGAGAAGGATCTCCCGAAGGATCGTGTCCCGGTCGTAGCGGACCAGCAGGGTGTACTGGGACAGTCCAGACAGTCCTTCCAGGGCTTCGACGTATTCGGCTTCGCGTGGGGCTAATACTTCACCGGCAATGTCGGCGTCCGCTGGGATGACGGTCCCGAACGCCAGAGGCAGCACTGGTTGCTCAGCGGCAATCCCGTCGAGGACCGCAATGTGGGCCTTCAGATCGTCCGGGGTACCCAGAACGTCTGTCTCAACGAGATCGGACACCACTGCTGCGACCCGGCCGGAACCGACGGCATGCAACTGACTTGCCTGCACACCGCCGGTTCCCTCCGGCAATCCCGTGTCTGCGAGAACGATGCCGTAGAGATACTTATCGCTGTCAGTATCGATGTCTACGCTCACTCGGAACCAGACGAACTGCGGGCGGGACGTTTGGTCCGACGACGCGGTTTCTCATCCTCGTCATCCGAATCATCAGGTGTCAACGCGTTCTTAACACCTTCCACGGCTCCTTGGGTCTTGCCCTTAGCGCCGTCTTCGACCATTCCGCCAAGCATCTCCGGCAGATCCCGTCCACCCTGCTGGGTGAGGTCGAGTCGGTTGGTCGCCTCGGCGAAGCGAAGGTACGTGTCGACACTGGCGATGACGATGCGGGCGTCGATGGTGAGGATTTCGATGCCGACGAGTGAGACGCGCACATAGGCATCGATCACGAGTCCTTTGTCGAGGATGATCTCGACGACGTCAGCCAGAGAGCTCGATGATGGACGATCGACATAACTGC
Coding sequences within it:
- a CDS encoding GvpL/GvpF family gas vesicle protein, whose amino-acid sequence is MTDDNGAAAPKLYVYAIVPAGDYTPKVNGIDGSAVHLIGNPEGPRAVVHTHTGGPYDGPDDDVKRWILQHSEVVEDGWQGAGSVLPVSFNVIVRPDTESGATSTVQLERWLEESKGALSARLGDLDGTSELRVEISLDRSAFVEANGEVRRIKDDMEDRPAGVRRLLEKRLEKTEKELADREADDLYPALRARIAEQCLGIEEYRTPPREARQTPILMASCLVTEPGIQNLGAELTSIQNEQPAVSIRFLGPWPPYSFADMSDAFAGMSGQDQPSSAT
- a CDS encoding gas vesicle protein K translates to MALNVDEESLKHGVLTLVVTLVEVIQEALETQAVRRMEGGDLTEDEQNRLGEALLELDEAMDQIKAEHGITGSVDDLHRGLDDVVDEVVDKLINPARWAEETSKDIK
- a CDS encoding gas vesicle protein, which codes for MADDAIMQPTRDPRATLPDLIEVLLNKGVYLNLDLIISVSDIPLIGINLRATIAGIETMLEYGMMRQWDEDTRKWVQQSVRAHLPLAEDEEILAKMAGGHYQDNFYRTWRPGSAYLTSQRLIIHRRDPAETLWQAKLSSIESITPLSEPSIGGEERIRILVRLNDGSESKLSALEPERLIRLVQEQRGAALQPSTGRVSSSSPQPLKQGRMWYLETLSSGGTWRGGEAVLTGRDLTWKSPMDSRALVRISASQVRNLRWEKHDNPTNKARILFVETEQSSIRLAADDIDGWCDELEQWSAFEQQDPAADDSREKTEEGESWH
- a CDS encoding gas vesicle protein gives rise to the protein MSITNQSNSAMQPQRSQEGTLLHVVETLLDKGLVLNADIMVSVAGVELLGIRIRAALASFETAARYGLDFPAGTDRDTVAWKEAIEQKDTCPECGKRAELAQLMNAYCPWCGWQSAHSKQVESGGAAELKQSSTESEKSSERK
- a CDS encoding gas vesicle protein GvpO codes for the protein MSEETSTDEKQAAQGGASSEGSPQQDSGEKRRPRRTASSESPRRSTAAASSKSRPVKSKASATTSSATKSSAPKSSAPKSEESTTASEPARVSTVQAVKKAVEQFSALTGRSPESVVGARWADDHWAVRLEVVESRRVPDTADLLAEYDIQLDEQGELLEYSRQNRYVRGRPSE
- a CDS encoding gas vesicle protein GvpG — translated: MGIFSAILGAPLAPLKGTVWVAEQVHSEAEKRYYDPSAIRRQLEEVSAAKDSGAISDEEADKLERDLVARLLESTRRRKSKENP
- a CDS encoding GvpL/GvpF family gas vesicle protein, translating into MSVDIDTDSDKYLYGIVLADTGLPEGTGGVQASQLHAVGSGRVAAVVSDLVETDVLGTPDDLKAHIAVLDGIAAEQPVLPLAFGTVIPADADIAGEVLAPREAEYVEALEGLSGLSQYTLLVRYDRDTILREILLDNPEAAELRETIAGTDEDETRNERIRLGEIVVKTMESWKTTEGPPILNQLEPLTADMSVRESGQAEDVFEVAVLLAQESLAEFDDAIDKLAEANQDRMRFRFVGPQAPYDFVPEM
- the gvpJ gene encoding gas vesicle protein GvpJ, with amino-acid sequence MSTNTAERSRGSYVDRPSSSSLADVVEIILDKGLVIDAYVRVSLVGIEILTIDARIVIASVDTYLRFAEATNRLDLTQQGGRDLPEMLGGMVEDGAKGKTQGAVEGVKNALTPDDSDDEDEKPRRRTKRPARSSSGSE